Sequence from the Melitaea cinxia chromosome 18, ilMelCinx1.1, whole genome shotgun sequence genome:
AGTTTGggagttaaacaatatatttatttacagtttagCACTCAAACAATATATACTTATTCGATATccacagttttatttattacaaaatcaaattaCGTTTTTCTCGCTAGTCTTTGTCAAAATTCTCGATCATGCGTTGTGTGCTATTTCTAGAGCGTTTTTTAAgaaatgacaaattaatttgaatataaaaatcgcgAGAGAAATAACTAATGTCAAATACgccgtatactacgggtatcgtgcggatgtgcttgtttattaaatatatataaaaaataatattttataaattaaataataaaagttaatatatgtgtaatacaaataaatataatatacacaaacaaataataaatgccaGGTAGCCTAGAGAAGTTTGACTTCGAAAAGGCTAAGCGGCACCCGCGTCACCTGTAGGCCACGGCGGCCTGGCCGGCCTCGAGCAGCGCGCGCGGCGCCGGCGGCCGGCCGCGGCACTTGAGCAGCACGGACGCCGCGCCCGCCACGTCGGCGTGCACGTAGGCGTCCGCGGCGCGCAGGTAGCGCTTCACCAGCAGCTCGTTCTGCTGCTGGTCGCGGCCCGCGATCACCTGCGGCAGGCGGAAGTACCGAAGTTCAACTTCTCTACCCACGCTTCACTTGGacagtgagctggtgaatgcgtgactagTGTTATGAAgtgtgtgatcggacgaggctgACGGGAgttgagatataagttagatggaactaaagaagttttacttcagtgttGTGTTCTAAGGCACACTCGTAAAGAAAGAAAGGAACACATTTATTTGGGACATCATACAAATCGCAGacagtttttaaacaaaaataaataataagttaatacaattaattaaaaaaaaaaacgaagtatAAATTTACAAGAACAGTAATATAGACTACAAAAACTATtatcgaaattaaaatataaaattttcataaagttataaaaaaaaaactcgtttaTTACaagaaaagtaataataaataaataaaataaatgttataaatttttgtaggttagtttgattttgttttaaattaacttcaTTACAATTGTATTTGTAGTTGGTATGATTAATTTATGTTGTATATAACtgaatttgttatcttttaattatttattattcaattgataattgtataaaatgtttctattcgtatttatttacccgattattcaatttactactgttgaacttatttatattttcaatgtgtaattaatcaattatttcttattaatgtgtgctttttagctcattgatgaattatttactattagaaactttattggtttttgtatcagttgtataagtttttttttccttgtaTTATGGAactgtttgtttcctaaataaaaaaataaaaataaaataaaaaataaaaataattatatatctacaaATACCATCTGTAGCGAAGTGTTCCCCAAAAAGGTATATCACAAAACGACTTACGTTAGAGCGAGATGAAAGATTTGGTGTGACTGGTCTAAAACGGTGAGTTTCGTTTACGGACGGCAATGGCGACTATTACCGATAGCGtgttctgtcttttttttaacgAATTCCATTAGAGCGAGATGAGAGATTAAACGTGATCTGTACTCGTCTGAAGCGGTTAAAGTAACGTTTACGGACGGTAATAGCGTTGAGTATAAATAGAGTGTTGTCTCTTTATGACAAACGGTATTAAAGGCGGATAAGCAATTTAATTTACAGATTACTTATCGTCCGCATTCGCCTGCATCGTATAGCGATGACAGTTGAGTGCAGATGTATCTCTTTCTAATGGAAAGGTTTGAAAGAGATAAACAACATAGCAAAGATGAGATAGAGGGTAATAATTGAATTTTGTAAGTCTTGTACGAATCATTTAATTAGATTTGGATAGGGCAGATGAACTAGCTGAAGGATTGCCTTTAATGTCACGGTCAGGGGTATAGATAAGTAATTATTGATTAACATTAACATTtgatttgaattgaaaaaaatgcataaataattttacagtgTAAcagaaggaaaaaaaaaattaaattttcttgtgtatttcaaaattatttaaaaaaaaattcaaatttgttcTCAATCTTTTCTATTGTGGGACTTTCTATTGTGTGTGGGGAATAAAAAAGATTGAGATTCACTGGTCAGGAGACGTGAACTATTTTAGCGTAACCCGTGATTACCTACAATCAGCTACCGTTGATGGATTTAGATTCAGTGGTCACCTTACCTGACCGTTACTATAAACTTACCAAATAATTATCCGACGAAATAAACCAGTAGAATTTCTCGAACCAATACGTCTTCCTTGCTTTAGTGATGTTGCTGATCGTGTGCGCTTCCTTCAACGTCTGTTTAGTCTTACGTTCAGCGCTTTTAAGCGCTTTATCCGCTGACTCGAGCGTTTTCTGTTGTTTCTTGGCGGCTGTACGCTTTTGATCGTAGTATCTGATGAGAGAAATTTtattgttgaagtaaaacttctttacgaacgcttgacttggtgagtaagctggtgaatgcgtgacgagagcgttacgaatagtgtgatcgggcgaggcgaacggaagatatatacacataaacggagctaaagaagttttacttctgtcgtttggtctaaagcacactcgttttttttatttagttgactaatatatattttttacgatttgAAAATTTTCAAGGGTATTACGGAAtgaaaatttagtatatttgttatattaaatttaatttccaaattcaataaatataaaaatattttatatatttcatacattttaGTGATGTGAACACAAGTTAGATTTTTGGTATTTGAATAACATAATCTAAATACTAATGGGCCTGTTGCactagttgtggataacgctatttgagtAATAGTTTTTGATACGTAGTTTAAGCACACAAACTTACacacaaactttcgcgtttataatattagtaagattttttctacgtatatttatcaaaataaaaaaataaaatagcttttaaagttggctgttacctagaACAAGCATTAGGGTtatttactttaggaacagacgacagggtgtgtgtgtgtgtgtgtgtgtgttaaagagaaaaaaagttTGAACTCACCGTCTAGCATTAGCAAACGCAGTCAAAGACAGATCAATGTCAACCGTCATCGGTTTCAACCGTCCATCATCTTCATCACCATCACCAACTTCACTACCATCATCATATGGGTCGTGCAGTAGCAGGGTGATGTGGTTGGTGTTCAGTTTCAGTTGTTTGATGCAGGAGGCGATGGGATCCTTGTTGTCTTGAGCCGTCTTCACTAGGAGGTTAATATCATCCCAGGACATCTGAAAATTgaagaaaacatttaaatttgtttagcGTTTGTGTGTTAACAATATGTTTATGTAAGTAAGTTTTTTAGGGTTATTAAttactgtatatatatgtatctctATATACATAAGAATTTGTGTTCTGTTGACAGctgtacataattatttataatttcatagtTTCTAACAATATCTTTAGGAATATATTCAAAACGCTGGTCTTGATGTAATTCCTGAATACAAATCTTATTTCCAGCTTTTGTTTTTATCGAGTTTAGCCGaactaaaaatgataatttattattgagaaaattgaaaaaaaacgaATGCAGCGACGAAAAGTACTCGTATTGAAAACGAAAAGAGTTTACAGCGCTTTATGCACATATTAATAAAGGTTATAATTAAAAGCAAGCTTTGAGTTAATACATTGCATTCGTGTGCGAATGTACAGTGTGTTTGTGTGCGTATGTTGTTAATGTTTGCGTGCGTTACGTTTGTGTGTAGAgtgaaaaatgtataatatgttGTATTGTGTTTGAATGTGAGTTGccacatacataaacaaaaattgtattttataaagaatgtgtaaataaaaaaacgagtgagtTTAGACCAGACATACTCAACCATTTTTTTATAGGGGCCACAAACACGTTTCAGTCATGGTGTCGCGGGCCGCAAGCAAAAACTATttaggttttaattaaaacgaaattcCAAGTTAATAATGCAgttaatgtaattttggtatttatgaacactttttaaaactttttcaagATCTGGCTTAGCGCTACATGCTATCTTTATTACATGTTCCAGATGAGAATCTGTAAGTTTGTTTCTATAAACGTTCTTTGTGGttttcatttttgaaaaagCCGATTCGCACTCATACGTAGATCCAAAAAATGTTAGTAGAATTTGGGCACATCTTTGGACGTTTTTATACTTTTGAGGAACAATACTCCAAAATTCTACATATTCTCtgtttttcccttttttttaaacaaaacttcaAGATTAGTGTCGTTTTTATAATGAATGAACTCATCGAAAAACTCAGAGTAATTACAATTTGGATCGTCTCACATTTTTGATCAGAACGCGCGTTTTCTAATGGgcacaaaatttaaattggcTTACAATAAATTGATAACTTCAGGTGGGCCAACAACAAAAGCCCGGCGGGCCGCATGCGGCCCGCGGGCCGCAGTTTGAGTATAGCGGGTTTAGACCatatgactgaagtaaaatttctttagcaatGGGCAttcactgtgtcttagatactTCGCGCAAGTCAACACAGTCAAACGTTTCAAAGTCAAATAAGAAGTTTAACTTCGAAAAATCGCGTTTTAATAAGACCATAGTTACCTGATTAGCGATAGCAACTTGTATAGCAAGTCTCGCTTGTTCAACGAGATGCTCATTCCTGGATATCAGCTCGGCCGCTTTCCTATCCTCCAACTGGAGACGTTCCAGCTCGGTGATACGCTTGTCGTGATCTTTGCGAACATTCTGGAGCTTTTTTAGCGCCTCCCTTTCCACTTGGattgtctaaatatatatataaatttttaatttataactgaTGTATCGTGCTACTACTGTTAACTATTACTATTGTTAACCATACCGTTGTGCTTAATTTTTATCAGTATATCAAGAAACGAGTGTAGTCTATGTTATATAGACCTAAAGTCTATACAGAATATaactatgtattaataaatggtGTAAATTAcgacaaaactaaaaatttaccacaactggggtacctcgacctcacagaagattacagctaaataatacagcttacaagcagagttgtgttcctgttggtaagtaaggtgaccaagcTCTTTGGTAACAaactgcgatgcttctggtgttgcagacgtctatgagctacggtaatcgcgtaccatcaggtgagtcgtacacttgtttgccgaggtaattatgtaaaaaaaaactactacatTACCTTGAGGTCTATCTTCTGCCCTTCCAGGGCTGAATAGAATTCATCAACGGCTCTGTCAAAAGTCTCATACTCGGTGTGAGGCTGATTCTTGTTCTGGGCATACAACATCGGGTGGAACTCTTGGTTGGTTAGCAAAAAGTCTGGACCACCTCCTTCTGGGTTTGGTCGATCTTCTTTCTTCTGAATTATGTAGCCCTGGTAGATTGaaacacattaataataatatgtacgaaatattgtatgaaaatcgaactcttttttttttaagttacacaTAAATTTTTTCAATCACACATGTACCATACACATTtgtccggctcgaaggaccaaaaaaacctgtatggtacagtctacggtagagtgagagatgacatgtgagggaaagTCATGAGGTAAACCAAACCCAACGAAAGTCGATCTAAAACTAAGTttattacgattatttttgAGTATTATATAgaagaagtacagacgtcataaTCAGGCAAACAGCaatttcgtaaaaaataacctaaattaAGGTTATTAGTTTGCAAAGACAATCATTTTGCTGAATGTGCGGTAAACCGTACacaacatataatttttttttaaatttaaagcatCGCATTGTCTGtgcctttaaaaaaatagcattttattgcTCATATATGATAAGTTTTTTGATATGTTGTCAATTCAAGCCAGCAGTCCTTAGACTGCCTAGAAAAACTAAATCTATGGATTTATATGGTTCAggaagattaaattaaatatatcaatataatgaataatgaaaactgtttatatagtaattttattgatatctttaTAAAAAGTGAATATCCGAAATATATACACGTAAATAGCTTATAAACGTGGCAACAAATcggatgttatttttttttgcgtttgttACTACAGTCAGGACACAAtttgtataaagaaaatttgGAAAAAGAACAAtacattgatttaaaaaataagagtgtgctttagaccacacgactgaagtaaaacttctttggcaataGGCCTGcagtgtcttagatatacgaaacgtaactggctatgagagaaagagacagaaaatgtgtgctcaccTAGCCTAGCCTAGTTTATCTCTTTTTCTCccttcgcctcgcccgatcacaattttcgtaatgCTCATCACgcactcaccagcttactccacaagtcaagtgtgcgtcaagaggttttacttcaaaaataattgcgGTACGAAGTTCATTGGGCCAGGcttggtagggcacagcaggaatttcctgctcaaaatatggagcagcccgactggggtagtacctcgaccttacagaagatcacagctaaataatactgttttcaagcagtattgtgttcctgttggtgagtaaggtgaccagagctcctggggggattggggattgggttggcaacgcgcttgcgatgcttctggtgttgcaggcgtctataagttacggtaatcgcttaccatcaggtgagccgtacgcttgtttgccaacctagtgacaaggctgaaacaaaatataattaattttaccttTGCAGTTTGATTCTTTCCTTCGTCAATCATTCTCTCTGCCTGTTTTAGTGCGGTGACAAGTTTGTCCAGATCTCTTTCTAGATAGAATCCCTTGTTAGGATCTTGAGATATCTTCATGTTACCAGTCAAGCTGTTTTCAAGTAATACGTGATCTATTACAGCCGCACCATACTCTGTCGATGttgaattcaaaattaataagtatAGAAGGAAAGTGATATGTATGTGAAAATTACTGTAATGGCCGGTAGAGGGTCatgacatatttatatatttatttatctattcacACTTTCGCGAACCAATAAAAGTCTTAACAAAGTgactaatgttataaaaaaataaaagtagcatcTTCAGCAAAagcaaaagcactttcgaattgtcattttacaaattaaatttttaaatgattattatttttaaaagtaaagctaccaccgatttggaatgtagattctgcagagaagaatcggcaagaaactccgtagtcactgatttgaaaatatatagacaaatctatatcatattttatttgttatagatCTTAAAACTTACCTAGATTTGgattaagaatttttttcaaattatctgCTGGTTTACTCTTTCCTAGTATCTCTTTCAGCGCTTCTGCATCGGGAGCTTTATAGCTTGTCTTTGCTCTATCTAGCGGATACTTTTCTTTAACTGCAAACCTATAAgcgaagacaaaaaaaatttaaatatattttacatacagtATAACGTGAATCTATTAGAAAATTTGTTGTAATTTAAACACTAATTTTTAGTGTTAAATGTGTTCACTAACTACTTTTTTTGTACTAGAAAGGGGACAAGGAAAACAGACAGTCCAATTAAAGTTAGGTTAAGTGGTAAGTATTCATAGGCCATGAACACCTGCAACAGGGGCATTTCAAGTGCAGTGCGATAGGCTAGGGAAGGTATCCCggaagctctggctaccttaccacCACAGGTacccaacactgcttgaaagaagtataagatcttttgtaaggtcaaggtacgtccccagtcggtctgctctTAATTTTGACCAAGATTCCTAGCttcaataaattcaaaattactataaaataattcaaataggcttcaaaagcccTTTGGAatcgtagttttaaaaattaaatttgttttacataATTAGTTAAaggtaaaagtgaagctaccaccgatacggaatgtagattctgcagagaagaatcaacAAAAAACTGGGCAGTGactcttttaataaaaattacattatacttCTATCTAGAAGTCTTTTTTCATTAATGTCTGCACATGTTAATTACCTCACTTTGTCACCCTCGACGTGAGGCCTCAGAACATTTAGAATAGTCCACTCATAGTCTGTCAGAACAATGTTTCCTCTGTCATACAGTTCTAGTATGACATGGTACGCTGCTTCACCACTGCCAAACTGTAAGTCCACTATCCTGTCTACACCTAGCTGTGTTAATTTCTCTAGACGTTTGTTCTTCAGATGTTTACGAagctaaaaattttataaatgatttataCAACTTTGTACTGATCAAACTTAGCATAAaattaatcacaaaaaaaaatcatcaaatgttcatttttttttaaatttagactgTCTATTGTTTACtctttgcttattttatttttatattttttgaagtgaaacttctttaagaTTATGTGGTTTGAAATTCGAGAAAACGAAAATAtgtcacgataaagaaatacAGTAATGTATAGCAGAGGAGATAGAAAACATTACTGCTCAAAATGCCTAAGCATTTTTAATGGCTCTTACGACCTTTTCACGATaccgtgatcatcgtcgatagaacaagtTGCTACGACCTATCTTCCTCTGACTTTTctaaagtttcacttctgacgtgtgtgaattgcacacacaacttttttatttattaatacctTCATAGTAAACCCAGATGGGGCTACATTTTTGGGCCACTCAAACTGTGTTGTATGAAATCTGTTCCCCGACTCCAACAATAGGACTGACTTTTCTTCAGACCTCTGCAGCCGAATCACGTAGGTTTTGTTGTCTATATCGTAAACCTGGTTTACCCTCATACCTATCAGCctgaaaataatacaattatgtaGTATTGCTGTTgtgctatatttatttaataataaaagttataatgttaaggtacctaatttttttacaaagctgtattctcaaaataaataaatactaatataatgaaaaatggtttcttaaacaatttttaatatcatatcaaaactctgccgttccagcggggatcgaacctgcatctccgacttaccgtgttggtgctttagccaattaagctatgaactgatgtaaccgctagatcgaaatttttgatatgatgattttatattcggtctaagcgactgtggttttgatatgatattaaaaattgtttagaatttcctcatgtgtgggtaacaaaaaaataaatcatacgaatGGTTATTTAAatcgtaaaattaaatataatgcaCTTTTAACAGTGTAGGATATACTAAAATCTAATTTATGACTTAAAagatttaattgtaatttttaacagaattaaaaaatatttcttttggaATTTcttaatactataataattacaaaataaactttaaaaaatattatttagagaTCATTGTGGTTCAAACCATTTCCGGAATTGAGAAAACGCTTTCggtaaataattatgaaacatTTCGCAGCATAATGCAATTTCAATAGTTTTGCAATGTCAACAAGAAGTTGATGAATAcgaaatatgaaattttatttcttcaagAGAATTCTATTAAGATTTCATACTTCtagtaatgaaatattatttataaatatggacattttaatatttatgccTAATATTCACAGGAACACGATTAATTTAAGAGGAAAATTGATCACCTCTGTAATTCGGCCACCATGCACACTATATCGTACGTATTAAAACgtgttttcattttgatttatttactataatcgCATAAGTTTAATTAAAGGCAATTTCATGCCAATATTTAgtataatactaaaattttcGTTTCAGCGATCACCTAACCAGTAACCCAACGTAATATTGCAATTGCacgtatttttttctcattgaTGTCACCCAGGTGTCACATATGATTACTGAGACAActgtcaaagttttttttttttttttggagtttatggCCTGGTATCTGGACCTTTAAGCCAACTGTCAAAGTTATTGCTGAAAAATATTGCCagttactaatatattttaaaaatataatttttttctaataaaaaataaaaccactAATGAGTAAGATGTATCTTATCAGATGTTATGAATATAAAAGTCTggtaaattgatttttaacaaTCACAAATATCGTAATGGGTAAAATTAGATAATTAGTAAATACTTAATTGATTTTTGCTATAGTAACACAAACACTAAGTTCAACTTCACGTTTGTTTTCAATGTTTTCATAATTTGtaggttatttattttgtggtttattcgaaaataattttatgacaaaaagtaattcgaatttttaaataatttctacaattaattaaaaatgggtggagaagaagaaaataactttaaacTGAGGCCTATGAAGTGTGAACTTAATTATCTTAGTAAATCAGACGGTTCCGCTATTTTAGCTCAAGGTACAGTCATACAGTGTTTCAAGatccttttgtttaaaattatgataCTAATTGATCTTAATGatgttttaaaactaataataaatatttacgggGTGTAAACATACTCCTCGTCTTATAGGTAACGGCTGATATACACAACTTTTTCTGTTATAAATCTACTTATACAAATACCTATATTAATAAGACACCCACCTCGAGGTAGTCTGGAACTCATAATACTGTAGGGGAAAGTAGGGCTATTGTTTATACTTTATAtcatatacttttattat
This genomic interval carries:
- the LOC123662093 gene encoding nuclear export mediator factor NEMF homolog, whose product is MKTRFNTYDIVCMVAELQRLIGMRVNQVYDIDNKTYVIRLQRSEEKSVLLLESGNRFHTTQFEWPKNVAPSGFTMKLRKHLKNKRLEKLTQLGVDRIVDLQFGSGEAAYHVILELYDRGNIVLTDYEWTILNVLRPHVEGDKVRFAVKEKYPLDRAKTSYKAPDAEALKEILGKSKPADNLKKILNPNLEYGAAVIDHVLLENSLTGNMKISQDPNKGFYLERDLDKLVTALKQAERMIDEGKNQTAKGYIIQKKEDRPNPEGGGPDFLLTNQEFHPMLYAQNKNQPHTEYETFDRAVDEFYSALEGQKIDLKTIQVEREALKKLQNVRKDHDKRITELERLQLEDRKAAELISRNEHLVEQARLAIQVAIANQMSWDDINLLVKTAQDNKDPIASCIKQLKLNTNHITLLLHDPYDDGSEVGDGDEDDGRLKPMTVDIDLSLTAFANARRYYDQKRTAAKKQQKTLESADKALKSAERKTKQTLKEAHTISNITKARKTYWFEKFYWFISSDNYLVIAGRDQQQNELLVKRYLRAADAYVHADVAGAASVLLKCRGRPPAPRALLEAGQAAVAYSVAWEAKVLTRAWWVFGHQVSKSAPTGEYLTTGSFMIRGKKNYLLPEQLQFGFSFMFRLEDSCIERHRDERKAIVHDDATSDVTSTQDTEEEQEIVVSEDDESSDKDDSKKSALKSISEEATEISNSEHNEEKSSKISSKTSTDKEIRQEEPNKPKESPKKNISKENQEETKEIKEEIKEKEGSDEESDSDDDSDTGVFDTHIKVDHGTGEVIIASKSRTVSEVSDRSDDSKLLSFPSLPKKGGKKAQKQQKQEVKKEEKQGPKRGQKSKLKKIKEKYKDQDEEDRALMMELLKPDKGSKESKKAQKQEAKGGKGKSSKTKMPKIPAPAPVLLEAESDGEEPEPELDQAAPDADLELLCQLTGCPLPDDELLFAVPVVAPYSALHNYKYKVKLTPGSNKRGKAAKTAVQVFLKDKNSTPRERDLLKAVKEENVARNFPGKVKLSAPQLHKHRK